From Lysobacter auxotrophicus, the proteins below share one genomic window:
- a CDS encoding lipid-binding SYLF domain-containing protein, translated as MSRLPRPALLRIAVLSLALGVTTSAVAGQQEDDRARQAVRVLTDIQQIPESGIPDKLLDEARGIVVVPDALKVGLVLGGRRGHGLLSVKNPDGTWSSPSFVKLTGGSIGFQAGVQSADIVLVFRSDRGLDNIVNGKVTLGADAGVAAGPVGRNAGTATDGQLKAEIWSWSRARGLFAGIALDGAVLSIDDEANEAVYGRDTTPRMIFEGRANGQPSTAVVDFRDRLEEASNIARTARSNASADANARASAPRPATTSSTAPAPSPAPATGSATTAPLHAPQQAQQPSAFETVESPVQAEPLP; from the coding sequence ATGTCCCGCCTGCCGCGCCCTGCCCTGCTGCGTATCGCCGTCCTCTCCCTCGCCCTTGGCGTCACCACCTCGGCGGTCGCCGGCCAACAGGAGGACGATCGCGCGCGCCAGGCCGTGCGCGTGCTCACCGACATCCAGCAGATTCCCGAATCCGGCATTCCCGACAAGCTGCTCGACGAGGCACGCGGGATCGTGGTCGTCCCCGATGCGTTGAAGGTCGGCCTGGTGCTGGGCGGCCGTCGCGGCCACGGTCTGTTGTCGGTGAAGAACCCCGACGGCACGTGGTCCAGCCCCAGCTTCGTGAAGCTCACCGGCGGCAGCATCGGCTTCCAGGCCGGCGTGCAGTCGGCGGACATCGTGCTGGTGTTCCGCAGCGACCGCGGCCTGGACAACATCGTCAACGGCAAGGTCACGCTCGGCGCCGATGCGGGCGTCGCCGCCGGCCCGGTCGGCCGCAACGCCGGTACCGCGACCGACGGCCAGCTCAAGGCCGAGATCTGGTCGTGGTCGCGTGCGCGCGGCCTGTTCGCGGGCATCGCCCTGGACGGCGCCGTGCTGTCCATCGACGACGAAGCCAACGAAGCGGTCTACGGCCGCGACACCACGCCGCGCATGATTTTCGAAGGCCGCGCGAACGGCCAGCCGTCGACGGCGGTGGTGGATTTCCGCGACCGCCTGGAGGAAGCCAGCAACATCGCGCGAACCGCCCGTTCCAACGCGAGCGCGGACGCGAACGCCCGCGCCTCGGCGCCGCGACCGGCGACGACCTCGTCCACCGCACCGGCTCCTTCGCCGGCGCCGGCCACGGGTTCGGCCACCACGGCCCCCCTCCACGCCCCGCAGCAGGCGCAGCAGCCGTCGGCCTTCGAGACCGTCGAAAGCCCGGTTCAGGCCGAGCCGCTGCCCTGA
- the hemH gene encoding ferrochelatase: MPASASIDAASDGATSSPSGLPPDTALVLVNLGTPDAPTPAGVRRYLAEFLGDRRVVSLPRWLWLPLLHLVVLPLRSKVVAKKYASIWMGGEDGGSPLAVYTRRLAWAVQNELPQLRVIDAMRYGSPSLASRLRQLHQAGVRRALVLPLYPQYSTTTTASVDDVLARERALPTRLVENYHLDDGWLDAVADSIRAHRAQVGAGEHLLFSFHGLPQRLIDEGDPYQRHCEAGARAIARRLDLAEEEWSLSYQSRFGRDKWLEPSTQQTLHALAARGVRNVDVVAPGFAVDCIETLEEVAMMLAEEFATLGGTLRYIPCLNDSRPHARALAGIARHELHNWI; the protein is encoded by the coding sequence ATGCCCGCATCCGCCAGCATCGACGCCGCATCCGACGGCGCCACGTCCTCCCCGTCAGGCCTGCCGCCGGACACCGCCCTCGTCCTGGTGAACCTCGGCACGCCCGACGCGCCGACGCCCGCCGGCGTGCGGCGCTACCTCGCCGAATTCCTCGGCGACCGTCGCGTCGTTTCGCTGCCGCGCTGGTTGTGGTTGCCGCTGCTCCATCTGGTCGTGCTGCCGCTGCGCTCGAAGGTCGTGGCGAAGAAATACGCCAGCATCTGGATGGGCGGCGAGGACGGCGGTTCGCCGCTGGCCGTGTACACGCGCCGGCTCGCGTGGGCCGTGCAGAACGAGTTGCCGCAGCTGCGCGTGATCGATGCGATGCGATACGGCTCGCCCTCGCTCGCCTCGCGCCTGCGCCAGCTGCACCAGGCCGGCGTGCGCCGCGCGCTCGTGTTGCCGCTGTACCCGCAGTATTCGACGACGACCACCGCATCGGTCGACGACGTGCTTGCGCGCGAGCGCGCGCTGCCCACGCGCCTGGTCGAGAACTACCACCTCGACGACGGCTGGCTGGACGCCGTGGCCGATTCGATCCGCGCGCACCGCGCGCAGGTCGGTGCCGGCGAGCATCTGTTGTTCTCCTTCCACGGCCTGCCGCAGCGGCTGATCGACGAAGGCGATCCGTACCAGCGCCACTGCGAAGCCGGGGCGCGTGCGATCGCACGGCGCCTGGATCTGGCCGAAGAGGAATGGAGCCTGAGCTACCAGTCGCGTTTCGGCCGCGACAAATGGCTGGAACCGAGCACGCAACAGACGCTGCACGCGCTTGCCGCGCGCGGTGTCCGCAATGTCGACGTCGTCGCGCCGGGCTTCGCGGTGGACTGCATCGAAACTTTGGAAGAAGTGGCGATGATGCTTGCCGAGGAATTCGCGACGCTCGGCGGCACGCTGCGCTACATCCCGTGCCTCAACGACTCGCGCCCGCACGCGCGCGCGCTGGCCGGCATCGCGCGCCACGAACTGCACAACTGGATCTGA
- a CDS encoding alpha/beta fold hydrolase → MPARGLHEFTLDTPTGRIAGLRGQPGGPRVIALHGWLDNAASFVPLAEHLHGIELVAPDLPGHGASAHLAPGADYSFAAAVNAVLDIADALGWDRFSLLGHSMGAGISSLVAAACPQRVERLVAIEALGALAEVPERTVSRLREAIAAYRALRGKSLRVFPDVAIAVRARMAAGAQVGSRLEERAARLLVERGVVPVEGGFKWSSDPRLTLPTMQRMTEPQIRDLVAGIECPTRVVFADPAQPYLPDPLRRERAALLPAGELIVIDGGHHLHMEQPERIAGVIGDFFIRG, encoded by the coding sequence ATGCCCGCGCGCGGTCTGCACGAATTCACCCTCGACACGCCCACCGGCCGCATCGCCGGCCTGCGCGGCCAGCCCGGCGGGCCGCGCGTGATCGCGCTGCACGGCTGGCTCGACAATGCCGCCAGTTTCGTGCCGCTGGCCGAACACCTCCACGGCATCGAACTGGTCGCCCCCGACCTGCCGGGCCACGGCGCCAGCGCGCATCTCGCGCCAGGCGCCGACTATTCGTTCGCCGCGGCGGTGAACGCCGTGCTCGACATCGCCGACGCACTGGGCTGGGACCGCTTTTCGCTGCTCGGCCATTCGATGGGCGCCGGCATTTCCAGCCTGGTCGCCGCCGCATGCCCGCAACGCGTGGAGCGTCTCGTCGCGATCGAAGCGCTCGGCGCGCTGGCCGAAGTGCCCGAGCGCACCGTGTCGCGCCTGCGCGAGGCGATCGCCGCCTATCGCGCGCTGCGCGGCAAATCGCTGCGCGTGTTTCCGGACGTCGCCATCGCGGTGCGAGCGCGCATGGCGGCCGGCGCGCAGGTCGGCAGCCGGCTCGAGGAGCGCGCCGCGCGGTTGCTCGTCGAACGCGGCGTCGTCCCGGTCGAAGGCGGCTTCAAGTGGTCGAGCGATCCGCGCCTGACGCTGCCGACGATGCAGCGCATGACCGAGCCGCAGATCCGCGACCTCGTCGCCGGCATCGAATGCCCCACGCGCGTGGTGTTCGCCGACCCCGCGCAGCCCTACCTGCCCGACCCGCTGCGCCGCGAGCGCGCCGCGCTGCTGCCGGCGGGCGAGCTGATCGTCATCGACGGCGGCCATCACCTGCACATGGAGCAGCCCGAGCGGATCGCGGGCGTGATCGGGGATTTCTTTATTCGCGGGTGA
- a CDS encoding M48 family metallopeptidase — MPSPMRPLARLFAPTPRTVERETLDIELPDGRTVPLQRVRDPRARRMKLSVDERGARLTIPMRASLATADRFVTQHRDWLAAQLERFTVDGMPTLEPGVPLQLPLRGALHDVRWQAGRFTRLDHAGDGTGELLFTHPARAGDTAVRRAVRDFLEAQGRADIGRWMPRYLPALPRAPRRVTFKIMSSQWGSLAPDGSMALDLSLVLARPSAFEYVLVHELCHLIHADHSRSFWREVEARCPLWREERDYFHAEGRRLKATLRALCGKT, encoded by the coding sequence ATGCCGTCGCCGATGCGCCCCCTCGCCCGCCTGTTCGCGCCCACGCCGCGCACGGTGGAGCGCGAGACGCTCGACATCGAACTGCCCGACGGCCGCACCGTTCCGCTCCAGCGCGTGCGCGATCCCCGCGCGCGCCGGATGAAGCTGTCGGTCGACGAACGCGGCGCGCGCCTCACCATCCCGATGCGCGCGAGCCTCGCCACCGCGGACCGCTTCGTCACGCAGCACCGCGACTGGCTCGCCGCGCAGCTGGAGCGTTTCACGGTCGACGGCATGCCGACGCTGGAACCCGGCGTTCCGCTGCAATTGCCGCTGCGCGGCGCGTTGCACGACGTGCGCTGGCAGGCGGGACGCTTCACGCGGCTGGACCACGCGGGCGATGGCACGGGCGAGCTGCTGTTCACGCATCCCGCGCGCGCCGGCGACACCGCGGTGCGCCGCGCCGTTCGCGATTTCCTCGAAGCACAGGGTCGCGCCGACATCGGGCGCTGGATGCCGCGCTACCTGCCCGCGCTGCCGCGTGCGCCGCGCCGCGTGACGTTCAAGATCATGTCGTCGCAATGGGGATCGCTCGCGCCGGACGGCTCGATGGCGCTGGATCTCTCGCTCGTGCTCGCGCGACCGAGCGCGTTCGAGTACGTGCTGGTGCACGAGCTCTGCCACCTGATCCACGCCGATCACTCGCGCAGCTTCTGGCGCGAAGTCGAGGCGCGCTGCCCGCTATGGCGCGAGGAACGCGATTACTTCCACGCCGAAGGTCGGCGGTTGAAGGCGACGCTGCGCGCGTTGTGCGGGAAGACGTAA
- a CDS encoding recombination-associated protein RdgC encodes MFFRNLTLFRFPTTTKLDELESGLGECQLKPVGPLELSSRGFISPFGRDSEEMLHNRSDATWLAVGGEDKILPGSVVNDMLNKKLSEIEQKEGRKPGGKTRKRIKDELITDLLPRAFVKPSRTDALIDAGLGVVAVDTSSRKSGENVVSEIRRALGSFPALPLNAEVAPRSVLTGWVAGEPLPEGLSLGDECELRDPIEQGAVVKVQRMELQSDEITKHLESGKQVTRLALTLDDHVSFVLGEDLIVRKFKLLDGAVDELESTERDDLRAELDARFVLMAGEFRRLFTVLEGALKLSKADA; translated from the coding sequence ATGTTCTTCCGCAACCTGACGCTGTTCCGCTTCCCCACCACCACCAAGCTCGACGAACTCGAAAGCGGCCTGGGCGAATGCCAGCTCAAGCCGGTCGGCCCGCTGGAACTGTCCAGCCGCGGCTTCATCTCGCCGTTCGGGCGCGATTCCGAGGAGATGCTCCACAACCGCAGCGATGCGACGTGGCTGGCCGTTGGCGGCGAGGACAAGATCCTGCCGGGTTCGGTCGTCAACGACATGCTCAACAAGAAGCTGTCGGAGATCGAGCAGAAGGAAGGCCGCAAGCCCGGCGGCAAGACGCGCAAGCGCATCAAGGACGAACTCATCACCGACCTGCTGCCGCGCGCGTTCGTGAAGCCCAGCCGCACCGACGCCCTCATCGACGCGGGCCTGGGCGTGGTCGCGGTGGACACCTCCAGCCGTAAGTCCGGCGAGAACGTGGTCAGCGAGATCCGCCGCGCGCTGGGCAGTTTCCCGGCGCTGCCGCTGAACGCCGAAGTCGCGCCGCGCTCGGTCCTCACCGGTTGGGTCGCGGGCGAGCCGCTGCCCGAGGGGCTGTCGCTGGGCGATGAATGCGAACTGCGCGATCCGATCGAACAGGGCGCGGTGGTGAAGGTGCAGCGCATGGAGCTGCAGAGCGACGAGATCACCAAGCACCTGGAATCGGGCAAGCAGGTCACGCGCCTGGCGTTGACGCTCGACGACCACGTGTCGTTCGTGCTCGGCGAAGACCTCATCGTGCGCAAGTTCAAGCTGCTGGACGGCGCGGTGGACGAGCTGGAATCGACCGAGCGCGACGATCTTCGCGCCGAACTCGATGCGCGCTTCGTGTTGATGGCCGGCGAGTTCCGCCGCCTGTTCACGGTGCTGGAAGGCGCGCTGAAGCTCTCCAAGGCCGACGCCTGA
- the ttcA gene encoding tRNA 2-thiocytidine(32) synthetase TtcA, whose protein sequence is MSTVLPLLEPQPLAQRAQRRAHENNKLAKRLRHQVGRAIADFGMIEDGDKVMVCLSGGKDSYTMLDILLQLKQKAPVKFDLVAVNLDQKQPDFPEHVLPQYLESIGVAYHIIEQDTYSVVTRVVPEGKTMCSLCSRLRRGALYTYAEENGFTKIALGHHRDDLVATFFLNLFFHAKLAGMPPKLLSDDGKHVVIRPLAYVREDDISQYAQAKGFPIIPCNLCGSQENLQRKQVSRMMDAWERETPGRIETIARALGDIRPSQLSDPKLFDFLALGRHGDAPMPDAHAWLAGEPQERDS, encoded by the coding sequence CCGTCCTGCCCCTGCTGGAACCCCAGCCGCTTGCTCAGCGCGCGCAGCGTCGCGCGCACGAGAACAACAAACTCGCCAAACGCCTGCGACACCAGGTCGGCCGCGCGATCGCCGACTTCGGCATGATCGAGGACGGCGACAAGGTGATGGTGTGCCTGTCCGGCGGCAAGGACAGCTACACCATGCTCGACATCCTGCTGCAGCTGAAGCAGAAGGCGCCGGTGAAGTTCGACCTGGTCGCGGTGAACCTGGACCAGAAACAACCGGATTTCCCCGAGCACGTGCTGCCGCAGTACCTGGAATCCATCGGCGTTGCGTACCACATCATCGAGCAGGACACGTACTCGGTGGTCACGCGCGTGGTGCCCGAAGGCAAGACGATGTGCTCGCTGTGTTCGCGCCTGCGACGCGGCGCGCTGTATACGTACGCGGAAGAAAACGGCTTCACCAAGATCGCGCTGGGCCATCATCGCGACGACCTGGTCGCCACCTTCTTCCTGAACCTGTTCTTCCACGCCAAGCTCGCCGGCATGCCGCCCAAGCTGCTCAGCGACGACGGCAAGCACGTGGTGATCCGCCCGCTCGCCTACGTGCGCGAGGACGACATCAGCCAATACGCGCAGGCGAAGGGCTTCCCGATCATCCCGTGCAACCTGTGCGGCTCGCAGGAGAACCTGCAGCGCAAGCAGGTATCGAGGATGATGGACGCGTGGGAGCGCGAAACGCCCGGCCGCATCGAAACCATCGCGCGTGCGCTGGGCGACATCCGCCCCTCGCAGCTGAGCGATCCGAAGCTGTTCGATTTCCTCGCGCTCGGTCGCCACGGCGACGCGCCGATGCCCGATGCGCATGCGTGGCTGGCGGGCGAGCCGCAAGAACGTGATTCGTGA